In Aliamphritea ceti, a single window of DNA contains:
- the pdxR gene encoding MocR-like pyridoxine biosynthesis transcription factor PdxR has product MSALFHLDRENSAATLQQQIREQLVNAILGGYLPLDEPLPSSRGLAKSLNVARNTIVLVYDELAADGYLISKERSGYYVDPDFLAKKLSGSDQAAPAADESADKVDWHSKLKVLPSTQKNPSLAHAWQSYPFPFVYGQLDSKLFPIDNWRKCWRDAVSVQAIRDWTSDRYDSDDPLLIEQIQKRILPNRGIQADPEEILITVGSQQAIYLLAQLLLDKSSCFGIEDPGYVSAAHIAAVFGAKVASLEVDEHGLMVDDRLNCCDALYITPSYQCPTTVTMPLERRRALLNKAKEEDFIVIEDDYEMEMNYDTNPTPALKSLDCNDRVLYIGSLSKTLAPGLRMGFMVGPKTLIQEARNLRQLMVRHPPLNNQRAVALFLAQGYHDALLRKLARAFQQRSEIMAAALDTHLPGSYTQPSGGSSFWCKLPEHIDAAELKRKATKDGLLIISGDSYHFATNLPKNYIKLGFSAITPEAIEPGIRKLARHIDALTE; this is encoded by the coding sequence ATGTCAGCACTCTTCCATCTGGATCGTGAAAACAGCGCCGCCACGCTGCAACAACAGATCCGGGAACAACTGGTTAACGCCATTCTTGGCGGCTATCTGCCACTTGATGAGCCTCTGCCATCCAGTCGTGGACTGGCTAAATCTCTTAATGTTGCCCGTAATACCATCGTACTTGTATATGATGAGTTAGCTGCCGATGGTTACCTGATATCCAAAGAACGCAGTGGTTATTACGTCGATCCTGATTTTCTGGCAAAAAAACTTTCCGGAAGTGACCAGGCTGCCCCTGCCGCTGATGAATCTGCAGATAAGGTTGACTGGCATAGCAAATTAAAAGTACTGCCCAGCACACAAAAGAATCCCAGCCTGGCCCATGCATGGCAGAGCTACCCTTTTCCATTTGTTTATGGGCAGTTGGACTCAAAGCTTTTCCCCATCGATAACTGGCGTAAATGCTGGCGTGACGCAGTCAGTGTTCAGGCCATCCGGGACTGGACCTCAGACCGCTACGACAGTGACGATCCATTACTGATAGAACAGATACAAAAACGTATATTGCCTAACCGCGGGATTCAGGCCGATCCGGAAGAAATTCTGATTACTGTCGGCTCACAGCAAGCTATCTATTTACTGGCTCAGTTACTGCTGGATAAAAGCAGCTGCTTTGGCATAGAAGATCCCGGCTATGTCAGCGCCGCTCATATTGCTGCTGTGTTTGGAGCCAAAGTCGCCAGCCTTGAAGTGGATGAACACGGCCTGATGGTTGATGATCGCCTGAATTGCTGCGACGCTCTGTATATTACACCCAGTTACCAGTGCCCTACGACAGTCACTATGCCCCTGGAACGCCGCAGAGCATTACTGAATAAAGCCAAAGAAGAAGATTTCATCGTCATTGAAGATGACTATGAGATGGAAATGAATTACGACACGAACCCTACACCGGCGCTGAAAAGCCTCGACTGTAATGACCGGGTTTTATATATCGGAAGTTTGTCCAAAACCCTAGCTCCAGGCCTGCGTATGGGCTTTATGGTAGGACCAAAAACATTGATTCAGGAAGCACGTAACTTACGCCAATTAATGGTGCGGCACCCTCCCCTTAACAACCAGCGAGCAGTCGCTTTATTTCTGGCTCAGGGATATCACGATGCATTATTACGCAAACTGGCCCGTGCCTTTCAACAACGTAGTGAAATCATGGCTGCAGCGTTGGATACACACTTACCTGGTAGCTACACGCAACCCAGCGGTGGTTCTTCTTTCTGGTGTAAGTTACCAGAACATATCGACGCCGCAGAATTAAAGCGTAAAGCCACCAAAGATGGCCTGCTAATTATCTCCGGTGACAGTTATCACTTTGCAACTAACCTGCCAAAGAACTATATAAAATTGGGTTTTTCTGCGATTACGCCAGAAGCCATCGAGCCGGGCATACGAAAACTTGCCCGGCATATTGATGCATTAACCGAATAG
- a CDS encoding pyridoxal phosphate-dependent decarboxylase family protein, translated as MQAYLDILNRAVTDFTRGDRPVVQAPAASELQQKLDLSLQQDGADLETLEQAVKDYLHYNPDSSQADYFKLLYSGRNEPALLGDWVTSLSNATMHTYQVGPVATLMELELIKSWNALVGFTEGDGLMVSGGSQANLIGMMLARHKACPEYKTRGADGRRLIAYVSDQAHYSAQKAVNVLGIGSDNLVAVATDAEGRMCPVALEAAIETSLAAGHQPFYISLTAGTTVVGAYDPVVPCRAVADKYDLWLHIDGAWGAPVLFSEESRHLLADSGLADSFAWDAHKLMNVPITAAVILVKQAGLLTECFSGGGGEYLFHNDENAAFNLGERSMQCGRRADSLKVWLSWKAIGNKGFAAKIDYLQGLKAQCVAQVEQSAQLEMIAPSVYLNVVFRYKPEGLDDEQTLRRLNIAITKTMMRNGGAYVDYAQYKGRSGIRLILANDAAQSQNIERFLEACITTGKALMASGEY; from the coding sequence ATGCAAGCTTATCTGGATATTCTCAACCGTGCCGTGACGGACTTTACCCGTGGCGACCGGCCTGTTGTACAGGCGCCGGCGGCATCTGAGCTACAACAGAAACTGGATTTGAGCTTGCAGCAGGATGGTGCTGACCTGGAAACCCTGGAGCAGGCTGTAAAGGATTATCTGCATTACAACCCTGACAGCTCTCAGGCAGATTACTTCAAACTGCTTTACTCTGGTCGAAACGAGCCAGCATTGCTGGGTGACTGGGTAACCAGCTTAAGCAATGCAACTATGCATACCTATCAGGTAGGACCGGTTGCAACCCTGATGGAGCTGGAACTGATTAAGAGTTGGAATGCGCTGGTAGGCTTCACTGAAGGTGACGGCCTTATGGTATCTGGTGGTAGTCAGGCTAACCTTATCGGCATGATGCTGGCGCGTCACAAAGCTTGTCCTGAATATAAGACTCGTGGCGCAGACGGTCGTCGTTTAATCGCTTATGTGTCTGATCAGGCACATTATTCTGCGCAGAAAGCAGTGAACGTTTTGGGTATTGGCTCAGATAATCTGGTTGCGGTTGCGACAGATGCTGAAGGCCGTATGTGTCCTGTAGCACTGGAAGCTGCAATTGAAACAAGTCTGGCAGCAGGACATCAGCCGTTCTATATCAGCCTCACAGCAGGAACAACGGTTGTTGGCGCTTACGACCCTGTCGTGCCATGCCGTGCCGTTGCAGATAAGTATGACCTTTGGCTGCACATTGATGGTGCCTGGGGGGCGCCGGTGTTGTTTTCTGAAGAGTCCCGGCATTTGCTGGCGGATTCTGGTTTGGCTGATTCCTTTGCATGGGATGCGCATAAACTGATGAACGTGCCAATCACTGCAGCGGTAATTCTGGTTAAACAGGCTGGCTTACTGACAGAATGTTTTAGCGGCGGTGGTGGTGAGTACCTGTTCCACAATGATGAGAATGCGGCATTTAATTTGGGTGAGCGTTCTATGCAATGTGGTCGTCGGGCAGACTCTCTGAAGGTTTGGTTAAGTTGGAAAGCTATTGGTAATAAAGGCTTTGCGGCGAAGATCGATTATCTTCAGGGGCTTAAAGCTCAGTGTGTCGCGCAGGTTGAGCAGAGTGCTCAGCTGGAAATGATAGCCCCATCAGTCTATCTGAATGTGGTGTTTCGTTATAAGCCAGAAGGGCTGGATGATGAGCAAACACTTCGCCGTTTAAACATTGCGATCACTAAAACTATGATGCGTAATGGCGGTGCGTACGTGGACTATGCACAGTATAAAGGCCGCAGCGGAATTCGCTTGATACTGGCGAATGATGCGGCGCAGAGTCAGAACATCGAGCGTTTTCTGGAAGCGTGTATCACCACTGGCAAAGCGTTAATGGCCAGCGGTGAATATTGA
- a CDS encoding LysR family transcriptional regulator, with the protein MELKWLIDFIALVEHGSFSKAAESRFVTQPAFSRRIRSLENWLGVSLVDRDQYPTTLTPTGVAFAEQAQLLINQTYAVRQQMQAISQPREQVQVISQHALAVSFFPDWMQTLETSGSDTLIKVDAGNLHDAMDAFLSGNGDFLLSYASHEVFQQMQRDDIENLDVGHDRLIPVSLVKDGQPMFGGDLQQPVRLLSHPAESFFGRLLQQRCLSGLTDKAKLHSVCENALSEALKALVLKGHGMAWVPESLVAQELASGQLTILPAPFDCVELSIKLYRLGKPANAACEAFWNHLQG; encoded by the coding sequence ATGGAACTTAAGTGGCTGATTGATTTTATAGCACTGGTTGAGCATGGCAGTTTTTCTAAAGCAGCGGAGTCTCGCTTTGTTACTCAGCCTGCATTTAGTCGGCGTATCAGGTCGCTGGAAAACTGGTTAGGCGTCAGTCTGGTCGATCGTGATCAATATCCAACAACCCTCACTCCAACCGGCGTTGCTTTTGCTGAGCAGGCTCAGCTGTTGATTAATCAGACCTATGCTGTGCGGCAGCAGATGCAAGCGATCAGTCAGCCCCGGGAACAGGTCCAGGTGATTTCTCAGCATGCACTGGCAGTTTCGTTTTTCCCTGACTGGATGCAAACACTGGAAACCTCAGGCTCAGATACGCTTATTAAAGTAGATGCCGGCAATCTGCATGATGCGATGGATGCTTTTTTAAGTGGCAATGGTGACTTTTTGCTGAGCTATGCCAGCCATGAAGTCTTTCAGCAAATGCAACGGGATGATATTGAAAACCTGGATGTTGGCCATGACCGCTTAATACCTGTTTCACTGGTGAAAGATGGACAGCCAATGTTTGGTGGCGACTTACAACAGCCAGTGCGCTTGCTCAGTCATCCCGCTGAATCTTTCTTTGGACGTTTGTTACAACAGCGCTGTTTATCGGGTTTGACAGATAAAGCAAAGCTGCATTCTGTCTGTGAGAATGCATTGTCAGAAGCTCTTAAAGCATTAGTGTTGAAAGGGCATGGTATGGCATGGGTTCCGGAAAGCCTGGTTGCTCAGGAGCTGGCATCGGGCCAGTTAACGATACTGCCAGCGCCATTCGATTGTGTTGAATTGTCGATTAAATTGTATCGCTTAGGTAAACCTGCAAACGCTGCTTGTGAGGCTTTCTGGAACCACCTACAAGGCTGA
- the hisD gene encoding histidinol dehydrogenase, which produces MEYLKKSNAPVAETDEKIQTAVKAMLARIADEGEAAVREYALQFDNWEGDFILSDEKRARLIAEVPERTKQDIQFAYKQVRTFAEAQKASMQEFEIQSEPGVKLGQKIIPVNCAGCYVPGGRYSHAASALMSVATAKVAGVKKVIACSPPKDGSIHPAIVYAMDLAGADIILEMGGVHAIATMAKGLFTGEAADILVGPGNGYVAEAKRLLFGEVGIDVFAGPTESAIIADDSADPMTLAVDLVSQAEHGYDSPVWLFTTSRRIGEKVAELMPKVAADMPNHDVVQSAWDVHGEIILCDSREECVKVSDDYASEHLQVITEDLQWWADNLTNYGSLFLGEGSTVTHGDKCSGTNHILPTKRVARYSGGLNVQKFLKILTYQEIDESANLAFSTAGSRISRAEGMEGHARACDWRLRKYYPDTEWDFHVYDQKRYD; this is translated from the coding sequence ATGGAGTACCTGAAGAAATCCAACGCACCGGTTGCCGAAACCGATGAAAAAATCCAGACAGCTGTAAAAGCTATGCTGGCACGTATCGCCGACGAAGGTGAAGCTGCAGTTCGCGAATACGCGCTCCAGTTTGATAACTGGGAAGGCGACTTCATTCTGAGCGATGAGAAGCGTGCCCGTCTGATTGCGGAAGTGCCTGAACGTACTAAACAGGATATCCAGTTCGCCTATAAACAGGTACGCACCTTTGCTGAAGCTCAGAAAGCCAGCATGCAGGAGTTCGAGATTCAATCCGAGCCTGGTGTAAAACTGGGTCAGAAAATCATTCCGGTTAATTGTGCAGGTTGTTATGTGCCAGGTGGGCGTTACTCACATGCTGCGTCTGCATTAATGAGCGTAGCTACTGCTAAAGTAGCTGGCGTAAAAAAAGTGATTGCCTGCTCACCACCGAAAGATGGCAGCATTCACCCTGCTATTGTATACGCGATGGACCTGGCTGGCGCTGATATCATTCTGGAAATGGGCGGCGTACACGCAATTGCCACTATGGCTAAAGGCCTGTTCACAGGTGAAGCTGCAGACATTTTGGTTGGCCCGGGTAACGGCTATGTTGCTGAAGCCAAGCGCTTACTGTTTGGCGAAGTGGGCATCGATGTTTTTGCAGGGCCGACTGAATCCGCCATTATTGCTGATGACAGCGCAGATCCAATGACTCTGGCTGTTGATCTGGTTTCGCAAGCTGAACACGGTTACGACTCTCCGGTATGGCTATTCACCACCAGCAGACGCATCGGTGAAAAAGTCGCAGAGCTAATGCCAAAAGTAGCTGCAGATATGCCAAACCACGATGTAGTTCAGTCTGCATGGGATGTACACGGTGAAATCATTCTTTGCGACAGCCGCGAAGAATGCGTCAAGGTTAGTGATGATTACGCTAGCGAACATTTACAGGTGATTACTGAAGATCTGCAATGGTGGGCAGATAATCTGACCAACTACGGCTCTTTATTCCTGGGTGAAGGCAGTACAGTTACCCATGGTGACAAATGCTCAGGTACTAACCACATTCTGCCTACTAAGCGTGTCGCCCGTTACAGTGGTGGCCTTAACGTACAGAAATTCCTCAAGATTCTGACCTATCAGGAAATTGACGAATCAGCTAACCTGGCATTCAGTACAGCTGGTTCACGTATTTCTCGCGCAGAAGGTATGGAAGGCCATGCCCGTGCCTGTGACTGGCGTCTGCGTAAGTACTATCCTGATACCGAATGGGATTTCCACGTTTACGATCAGAAGCGTTACGATTAG
- a CDS encoding DegT/DnrJ/EryC1/StrS family aminotransferase translates to MMKTFNKSFTQQEAIPEAGIAAANEVMQSGRLHRYNTLPDERSEADLLEIEYAEYMGVPYCLACSSGGYALHVAMRAAGVKSGDKVLCNAFTLAPVPGAIHNSGAEPVLVDVAEDYCIDLDDLDAKAASSGAKYFMLSHMRGHLADMDRIMEICDKYGLFLIEDCAHTMGATWNGKKSGTFGDVACFSTQTYKHINSGEGGFLTTRHPDIMARAIMHSGSYMLFERHFAAPPKEAFAEIRFETPNYSGRMDNLRAAILRPQLADLDTQCNRWNSRYRLLETVFNACPGIHIPARPEAEQFVASSIQFSLPDFSEAQILNVVTECANRGVVLKWFGDADPKDYTSRYDSWRYIKNMPQLPKTEQILSKLLDMRIPLTFSEADCQLLGEIISEVVSEQNS, encoded by the coding sequence ATGATGAAGACCTTCAATAAATCTTTTACCCAACAGGAAGCTATTCCGGAAGCAGGCATTGCGGCAGCTAACGAAGTCATGCAATCAGGCCGCTTACATCGCTATAACACCCTGCCAGATGAACGCAGTGAAGCTGACCTGCTGGAAATTGAATACGCTGAATATATGGGCGTACCTTATTGCCTTGCATGCTCATCAGGCGGTTACGCGCTTCATGTAGCAATGCGAGCTGCCGGCGTTAAATCTGGTGACAAGGTACTCTGCAACGCGTTTACACTGGCACCGGTACCAGGTGCCATCCACAACAGTGGTGCAGAGCCTGTACTTGTGGATGTTGCCGAAGATTACTGTATTGATCTGGACGACCTGGATGCAAAAGCAGCCAGCAGCGGCGCCAAGTACTTTATGTTGTCCCATATGCGCGGCCACCTGGCTGACATGGATCGCATTATGGAAATCTGCGATAAATACGGTTTATTTCTGATTGAAGACTGCGCCCACACGATGGGAGCCACCTGGAATGGCAAAAAAAGCGGCACCTTTGGTGATGTTGCCTGCTTCAGTACTCAAACCTACAAGCATATCAATTCCGGCGAAGGCGGTTTCCTGACAACCCGTCATCCAGACATTATGGCCCGTGCCATTATGCACTCCGGCTCATACATGCTGTTTGAGCGCCACTTTGCAGCGCCACCTAAAGAAGCCTTTGCGGAAATTCGATTCGAGACACCAAATTACAGCGGTCGAATGGATAATCTGCGGGCGGCAATCCTACGCCCTCAACTGGCTGACTTGGATACTCAGTGTAATCGCTGGAATTCACGTTACCGATTACTTGAGACTGTTTTCAACGCATGTCCGGGTATCCATATTCCAGCACGTCCGGAAGCAGAACAGTTTGTTGCCAGTTCAATCCAGTTTTCATTACCGGATTTCAGTGAAGCCCAAATCCTTAATGTGGTCACTGAATGTGCTAACCGTGGCGTTGTATTAAAATGGTTCGGAGACGCTGATCCTAAAGACTACACCAGCCGTTACGACAGCTGGCGCTATATCAAGAATATGCCGCAACTGCCAAAGACTGAGCAAATTCTCAGTAAGCTGCTTGATATGCGTATACCTCTGACATTCAGTGAAGCAGACTGTCAGTTATTAGGAGAAATCATTTCAGAAGTAGTTAGCGAGCAGAACAGCTAA
- a CDS encoding PACE efflux transporter, with amino-acid sequence MAADIVIRSKWDRIRYTIIFEILLIGTITPALSYFLDKELLEMGALSLILSLKAMIINLIFNYAYDRVDVAFGRIPTERSIIGRIVHALSFELTLTATSLPIIMWWLGFSLWQALVMDIAVMASVVLMTFAYTWIYDRFFPVIQKEAIA; translated from the coding sequence ATGGCAGCAGATATTGTGATTCGGAGTAAGTGGGACAGAATTCGTTATACCATTATCTTTGAGATTCTTTTAATCGGTACAATTACACCTGCACTGAGTTATTTTTTGGATAAGGAACTGTTGGAAATGGGTGCTCTGTCGCTAATTCTCAGTCTTAAAGCGATGATAATTAATCTGATATTTAATTATGCATATGACCGGGTAGACGTAGCTTTTGGCAGAATTCCAACTGAACGAAGCATTATTGGCCGGATTGTGCACGCTTTGAGTTTTGAGTTAACTCTTACGGCGACATCATTACCGATTATTATGTGGTGGCTTGGCTTTAGCCTCTGGCAGGCGCTGGTGATGGATATTGCGGTGATGGCCAGCGTGGTATTGATGACCTTCGCCTATACCTGGATATACGACAGATTTTTTCCAGTTATCCAGAAAGAAGCTATAGCTTAA
- a CDS encoding LysR family transcriptional regulator, with protein sequence MPSQDQILAFIAAAEQGSFSAAARRLNKAQSAVSHAIQNLEIDIGVELFDRSSRSPTLTPAGNALLRKAHALQQTQQEFIAHATSLNGANETEICLAIAQSVWDLPLLDVLKEFEQRYPYVTLELLDPGSSDAAELIRSGRADIGLMMEQEIYPKGFRFSGIGHARLLPVCHPEHPLVLQQPVSHQQLREHRQLLASNRNPDDRSHERHLLSPDMWRFESPHVMLEAVCAGLGWAFLHESVIREKRHLGELTVFQLAYQQVDVFQGIDVIWTEHKALGTAGQWLLNRLRAIKGNTPSPG encoded by the coding sequence ATGCCCAGCCAAGATCAAATCCTTGCCTTTATTGCTGCTGCCGAACAAGGTTCATTCTCAGCCGCTGCTCGTCGACTCAACAAAGCTCAGTCAGCGGTGAGCCACGCAATTCAAAACTTAGAGATAGATATCGGCGTCGAGCTGTTTGACCGCAGCTCCCGCAGCCCTACTCTCACCCCGGCAGGTAACGCGTTACTGCGTAAAGCTCACGCGCTACAACAAACTCAGCAGGAATTCATTGCTCATGCCACTTCCCTGAACGGCGCCAATGAAACGGAGATTTGTCTGGCTATTGCTCAAAGCGTCTGGGACTTACCTTTACTGGACGTCTTAAAAGAATTTGAGCAGCGCTATCCTTACGTTACCCTGGAATTACTCGATCCGGGCAGCAGTGATGCCGCCGAACTGATTCGATCAGGCCGGGCAGATATAGGACTAATGATGGAGCAGGAAATTTATCCGAAGGGTTTCCGTTTCAGCGGTATAGGACATGCGCGCTTACTGCCAGTCTGTCACCCGGAACATCCACTGGTCTTACAACAGCCTGTAAGCCATCAGCAGCTTAGAGAACACCGCCAGCTACTGGCCAGTAACCGTAACCCTGATGATCGCAGTCATGAACGTCATCTGCTAAGTCCAGACATGTGGCGCTTTGAAAGCCCTCACGTCATGCTAGAGGCGGTATGTGCCGGTCTTGGCTGGGCATTCCTGCATGAGTCAGTAATTCGTGAAAAACGGCATTTAGGCGAACTGACAGTATTCCAGCTGGCTTATCAGCAGGTTGACGTCTTTCAGGGCATCGATGTGATATGGACTGAACACAAAGCGCTGGGGACTGCAGGACAGTGGCTTCTGAACCGCCTTCGAGCCATCAAAGGCAATACTCCCTCTCCCGGTTGA
- the folD gene encoding bifunctional methylenetetrahydrofolate dehydrogenase/methenyltetrahydrofolate cyclohydrolase FolD — translation MSNIIDGNAYATNLRQTMAGEVAELQQKAGKAPGLTVILVGEDPASQVYVRKKGEQAKEVGFISTEHRLPETTSQEELLALVDQLNNDSEIHGILCQLPLPSHIDEKTVLNAIDPDKDVDGFHPVNVGRLSIGEESLLPCTPHGSVHLIKHALGDNLSGKNAVVIGRSNIVGKPMAALLLAESCTVTIVHSRTQNIEEICRQADIVVAAVGRPEMVNADWIKEGACVIDVGINRIQRDGKNKLVGDVDFASASEKAAHITPVPGGVGPMTIAMLLLNTLTAFKRLENLN, via the coding sequence ATGAGCAATATCATTGACGGCAACGCGTACGCTACTAATCTTCGTCAGACTATGGCGGGTGAAGTTGCTGAGCTTCAGCAAAAAGCCGGTAAGGCACCAGGCTTAACCGTTATCCTGGTAGGTGAAGATCCTGCTAGCCAGGTTTATGTTCGCAAGAAGGGCGAGCAGGCAAAAGAAGTCGGCTTTATCTCTACTGAGCACCGTTTGCCTGAAACAACTTCTCAGGAAGAATTGCTGGCACTGGTTGATCAACTGAATAACGACAGCGAAATTCACGGTATTTTGTGTCAGTTGCCACTGCCATCTCACATTGATGAGAAAACAGTATTGAATGCAATTGATCCTGATAAAGATGTCGACGGTTTCCACCCGGTAAACGTTGGCCGTCTGTCTATCGGTGAAGAAAGTCTGTTGCCTTGTACGCCTCACGGCAGTGTTCACCTGATCAAACACGCTTTGGGTGACAACCTGTCTGGTAAGAACGCTGTTGTTATTGGTCGTTCTAATATCGTGGGTAAGCCTATGGCTGCATTGTTACTGGCTGAAAGCTGCACAGTAACTATCGTGCATTCCCGTACCCAGAACATTGAAGAAATCTGCCGTCAGGCTGACATTGTTGTGGCTGCTGTTGGCCGTCCAGAAATGGTTAATGCTGACTGGATTAAAGAAGGTGCTTGCGTGATTGACGTAGGTATCAACCGTATCCAGCGCGATGGTAAGAACAAGCTGGTAGGCGATGTTGATTTCGCCAGCGCGTCTGAAAAAGCTGCACACATTACACCTGTACCAGGTGGTGTTGGCCCAATGACTATCGCAATGCTGCTGCTGAACACGCTGACAGCATTTAAGCGTCTGGAAAATCTGAACTAA